The Saccharomonospora cyanea NA-134 genome includes a region encoding these proteins:
- a CDS encoding CinA family protein: protein MSSPGLGDSVAEQAVWLVAELTRRRQTVAVAESLTAGLVCATITRVPGASAVLRGGLVVYATDLKHTLAGVDDRLLAEHGAVHPEVAAQLAEGVRRRCGADWGLGLTGVAGPDSQDGVGPGTVYVGLAGPGIGEVRTVNLAGDRERVRTGSVEDALRLLREHLR from the coding sequence GTGAGTTCGCCGGGCCTCGGGGACAGCGTGGCCGAGCAGGCGGTGTGGCTCGTGGCCGAGCTGACGCGGCGGCGGCAGACCGTGGCTGTGGCCGAGTCACTCACGGCCGGGCTCGTGTGCGCGACGATCACGCGGGTACCCGGTGCGAGTGCGGTGCTCCGCGGTGGCCTGGTGGTCTATGCCACCGACCTCAAACACACCCTGGCCGGCGTGGACGACCGGCTGCTGGCCGAGCACGGCGCCGTGCACCCGGAGGTCGCCGCGCAACTGGCCGAGGGCGTCCGGCGCCGTTGCGGCGCCGACTGGGGGCTCGGCCTCACGGGAGTGGCCGGGCCCGATTCCCAGGACGGTGTCGGACCCGGAACCGTGTACGTCGGTCTGGCCGGACCCGGTATCGGTGAGGTGCGGACCGTGAACCTGGCGGGCGACCGGGAGAGGGTGCGAACGGGCTCGGTGGAGGACGCCCTCCGGTTGCTCCGGGAACATCTTCGGTGA
- the pgsA gene encoding CDP-diacylglycerol--glycerol-3-phosphate 3-phosphatidyltransferase: MADDVGRTSATVPTLNVANMLTMLRLVLVPVFVVALFAGDVPDGSEGLDVSPWRYVATAVFALAAVTDRLDGWVARRYGLVTDFGKIVDPIADKALIGAALLGLSVLGELPWWITAVILGREIAVTALRFWVIRHGVIPASKGGKAKTLAQVAAIGVVLLPLPVQAEPVEWGLLGLAVVLTVGTGVDYLVRAVRLRTIARQGRVELE, from the coding sequence ATGGCCGACGACGTCGGCCGGACGAGCGCGACCGTTCCCACGCTGAACGTGGCCAACATGCTCACCATGTTGCGCCTGGTGCTGGTGCCGGTGTTCGTCGTGGCGCTGTTCGCGGGGGACGTGCCCGATGGGTCCGAGGGGCTCGACGTCTCGCCCTGGCGTTACGTCGCCACGGCCGTGTTCGCCCTGGCGGCCGTGACCGACCGCCTCGACGGCTGGGTGGCCAGGCGCTACGGCCTGGTGACCGATTTCGGCAAGATCGTCGATCCGATTGCCGACAAGGCCCTGATCGGGGCCGCGCTGCTGGGCCTGAGCGTGCTCGGTGAGCTGCCGTGGTGGATCACCGCCGTGATCCTCGGCAGGGAGATCGCCGTGACGGCGTTGCGCTTCTGGGTCATCCGGCACGGGGTCATCCCCGCGAGCAAGGGGGGCAAGGCCAAGACCCTGGCGCAGGTGGCGGCCATCGGCGTGGTGCTGCTGCCGCTGCCGGTCCAGGCCGAGCCCGTCGAGTGGGGCCTGCTGGGCCTGGCCGTCGTCCTCACGGTCGGCACGGGGGTGGACTACCTCGTCAGGGCGGTACGGCTGAGGACGATCGCCCGTCAGGGGCGCGTGGAGCTGGAGTGA
- a CDS encoding helix-turn-helix domain-containing protein: protein MTVLLREAIGDRLRHARTTKRRTLRDISRAARVSLGYLSEVERGQKEASSELLASICEALELPLSELLRNVAADVSALDRVDAAVEPRPDEFAAVSGAEGDKDTPGEDRVKAGERGFEGGRLAAGRRGDDLADFRLSPTLRTTIRAPKSKAVLAA, encoded by the coding sequence ATGACCGTGCTGTTGCGTGAGGCGATCGGTGATCGGCTCCGTCATGCCCGCACCACCAAGCGCCGGACGCTGCGCGACATCTCCCGCGCCGCCAGGGTGAGCCTTGGGTACCTGTCCGAGGTCGAACGAGGGCAGAAGGAGGCGTCCAGCGAGCTGCTCGCCTCGATCTGCGAGGCACTGGAACTCCCTCTGAGCGAGCTGCTGCGTAACGTCGCCGCGGACGTCTCGGCACTCGACCGGGTCGATGCGGCCGTCGAGCCCCGGCCGGACGAGTTCGCGGCCGTGAGCGGCGCCGAGGGAGACAAGGACACGCCGGGCGAGGACCGGGTGAAGGCAGGCGAACGCGGCTTCGAGGGCGGTCGTCTTGCCGCTGGCCGCAGGGGCGACGACCTCGCGGACTTCCGGCTGTCGCCGACACTCCGGACCACCATCCGCGCCCCGAAGTCGAAGGCGGTGCTGGCCGCGTGA
- a CDS encoding DNA translocase FtsK, whose protein sequence is MASGSTTRGRGTARTGAGRGSQRSAKARTSSSKSPARSSAAKSGGRTSAARKPPVKRAKRSSGGALGRTLRGTWTLLARGVGGLTRAVGRTRELDPEHRRDGLALGLIALALVAAVGVGWEAAGPVGEGIAVGTRSVIGAAAVALPVALLMAAVVLMRSQPRPETRPRMVVGTVLVGLALLGLLHLVSGRPQEHARQMYAGGWIGWLSGDPLARGVTGWVAVPLLVLVLVYGVLVCAGTPIRRVPQRLREWAGDTADETADEDDPPSRRRASRSGTAGADGEVSAEPDAVTDTDPATARLRRPARKRRAAEAGEEQAEQATLDFAAPGEPSATEPDRKPAPARTKAAAKAPRRREPALSVTRTVEGDYDLPSLELLTLGAAPKAHSRANDAMIDAITGVLEQFKIDAQVTGFTRGPTVTRYEVELGPGVKVEKITALTKNIAYAVATENVRLLAPIPGKSAVGIEVPNTDREMVRLGDVLRSPAAADDDHPMVIGLGKDIEGDFVTANLTKMPHLLVAGSTGSGKSSFVNSMLVSLLTRATPDECRMILIDPKMVELTPYEGVPHLITPIITQPKKAAAALAWLVEEMEQRYQDMQANRVRHIDDFNRKVRSGEITAPPGSERVYRPYPYIMAIVDELADLMMTAPRDVEDAIVRITQKARAAGIHLVLATQRPSVDVVTGLIKTNVPSRLAFATSSLTDSRVILDQPGAEKLIGMGDALYLPMGAGKPVRVQGAFVSDEEITAVVAATKEQAEPDYTEGVTAAKAGERKDIDPDIGDDLDVLLQAAELVVSSQFGSTSMLQRKLRVGFAKAGRLMDLLETRGVVGPSEGSKAREVLVKPDDLPGVLAMIRGDDPPPEE, encoded by the coding sequence ATGGCGAGCGGCTCGACGACAAGGGGGCGAGGCACCGCGCGGACTGGCGCGGGGCGAGGATCGCAACGCTCGGCGAAGGCGAGGACCTCGTCGTCGAAGAGCCCGGCGCGTTCGTCGGCCGCGAAGTCCGGCGGCCGCACGTCCGCGGCTCGCAAACCACCGGTGAAGCGGGCGAAGCGCTCGTCGGGTGGTGCTCTCGGCAGGACGCTGCGCGGCACGTGGACCCTGCTGGCCCGCGGAGTCGGTGGTCTGACCAGGGCGGTCGGGCGTACCCGTGAACTCGATCCGGAGCATCGCAGGGACGGCCTGGCGCTCGGCCTCATCGCCCTCGCTCTGGTCGCGGCCGTCGGTGTGGGGTGGGAGGCCGCGGGACCGGTCGGCGAGGGCATCGCCGTCGGCACGCGCAGCGTCATCGGCGCCGCCGCCGTGGCCCTGCCGGTGGCCCTGCTGATGGCGGCCGTGGTGCTCATGCGCTCGCAGCCGCGTCCCGAGACCCGTCCGCGTATGGTGGTCGGCACCGTGCTCGTGGGGCTCGCCCTGCTCGGCCTGCTGCACCTCGTCAGCGGCAGGCCGCAGGAACACGCCCGGCAGATGTACGCGGGCGGCTGGATCGGGTGGCTCTCCGGTGATCCGCTCGCGCGGGGTGTCACCGGGTGGGTGGCCGTGCCGCTGCTGGTGCTCGTGCTGGTCTACGGCGTGCTGGTGTGCGCGGGAACCCCCATCCGCCGCGTCCCCCAGCGGTTGCGGGAGTGGGCCGGGGACACGGCGGACGAGACGGCGGACGAGGACGACCCCCCGTCCCGTCGGCGGGCGTCGCGGAGCGGGACCGCCGGAGCCGACGGTGAGGTCTCCGCAGAACCCGACGCCGTGACCGACACCGACCCCGCCACCGCCCGCCTGCGCAGGCCGGCGCGGAAGCGAAGGGCGGCGGAGGCAGGCGAGGAACAGGCCGAGCAGGCCACACTCGACTTCGCCGCGCCGGGCGAGCCATCGGCCACCGAACCCGACCGCAAACCCGCACCTGCCCGCACGAAGGCCGCGGCGAAGGCGCCGCGACGGCGGGAACCCGCGTTGTCGGTCACCCGGACCGTCGAGGGCGACTACGACCTTCCGTCACTGGAGCTGCTCACCCTCGGAGCCGCGCCGAAGGCGCACAGCCGTGCCAACGACGCGATGATCGACGCGATCACCGGCGTGCTCGAGCAGTTCAAGATCGACGCGCAGGTCACGGGTTTCACCCGCGGTCCCACGGTCACCCGGTACGAGGTGGAGCTCGGACCCGGCGTGAAAGTCGAGAAGATCACCGCGTTGACCAAGAACATCGCCTACGCGGTGGCCACCGAGAACGTGCGCCTGCTCGCCCCGATCCCCGGCAAGTCGGCCGTGGGCATCGAGGTGCCCAACACCGACCGCGAGATGGTGCGGCTCGGCGACGTCCTGCGGTCGCCCGCGGCGGCGGACGACGACCATCCGATGGTCATCGGTCTCGGCAAGGACATCGAGGGCGACTTCGTCACCGCCAACCTCACGAAGATGCCGCACCTGCTCGTGGCGGGCTCCACGGGCTCGGGTAAGTCGAGCTTCGTCAACTCGATGCTGGTCTCCCTGCTCACCAGGGCGACCCCCGACGAGTGCCGCATGATCCTCATCGACCCGAAGATGGTCGAGCTGACACCGTACGAAGGTGTCCCGCACCTGATCACGCCCATCATCACGCAGCCGAAGAAGGCCGCAGCGGCGCTCGCCTGGCTCGTGGAGGAGATGGAGCAGCGCTACCAGGACATGCAGGCCAACCGGGTGCGGCACATCGACGACTTCAACCGCAAGGTGCGGTCCGGGGAGATCACCGCGCCGCCCGGCAGCGAGCGGGTCTACCGGCCGTACCCGTACATCATGGCGATCGTCGACGAGCTGGCCGACCTGATGATGACCGCCCCGAGGGACGTCGAGGACGCCATCGTGCGGATCACGCAGAAGGCCAGGGCGGCCGGTATCCATCTCGTGCTGGCCACCCAACGCCCGTCCGTGGACGTGGTCACGGGCCTCATCAAGACCAACGTGCCGTCGCGGCTGGCGTTCGCGACCTCGTCGCTCACCGACTCGCGTGTCATCCTCGACCAGCCCGGTGCGGAGAAGCTGATCGGCATGGGCGACGCGCTGTACCTGCCGATGGGCGCGGGCAAGCCCGTCCGCGTGCAGGGCGCGTTCGTCAGCGACGAGGAGATCACCGCCGTCGTGGCGGCCACCAAGGAGCAGGCGGAGCCGGACTACACCGAGGGCGTCACGGCGGCCAAGGCGGGCGAGAGGAAGGACATCGACCCCGACATCGGTGACGACCTCGACGTGCTGCTCCAAGCGGCCGAGCTGGTGGTGAGCTCGCAGTTCGGTTCGACGTCGATGTTGCAGCGCAAGCTGCGGGTGGGTTTCGCGAAGGCGGGCAGGTTGATGGACCTGCTGGAGACCCGGGGGGTGGTGGGCCCCTCCGAGGGCTCGAAGGCGCGCGAGGTGTTGGTGAAACCGGACGACCTGCCCGGTGTGCTCGCGATGATCCGCGGTGACGACCCGCCGCCGGAGGAGTGA
- a CDS encoding ribonuclease J gives MSVQLSGPGPSHLPPPLPEGGLRVVALGGIGEVGRNMTVFEYDGRLLVVDCGVLFPEDAQPGVDLILPDFRAVEERLDDIEAIVLTHGHEDHIGAVPFLLRMRPDLPVYGSRFTLALLSAKCKEHRQRPVLFEVAEGQRHTAGPFELEFFAVNHSIPDALAVALRTPAGVVLHTGDIKLDQLPLDGRLTDLAGFSRLGDEGVDLLCIDSTNAEVPGFVMPERDIGPVLDDVIARVRQRVIVACFASHVHRVQQVLDAAHKHGRRVAFVGRSMVRNMTIAAELGLLTIPQGLLIDLDEAVNLPETKVLFVSTGSQGEPLSALSRMARGEHKQISIRAGDTVVLASSLIPGNETAVFGVINGLVRLGADVVHQGNAKVHVSGHASAGELLFLYNAIRPSNVMPVHGEWRHLRANAALAVRTGVSEENVVLAEDGVVVDLVDGKASITGRVEVGMVYVDGLSVGDVGESTLSDRLVLGEGGFIAITVAVDSTTGRAVSSPTLSGRGFSDDPKALDEVSRLVEMELSRTEAEGITDTHQIAQAVRRVVGRWVAETYRRRPMIVPTVIPV, from the coding sequence GTGAGTGTTCAGCTGAGCGGACCCGGACCTTCGCACCTGCCGCCGCCCCTTCCCGAGGGCGGGCTTCGCGTCGTCGCCCTCGGCGGCATCGGCGAGGTCGGTCGCAACATGACCGTCTTCGAGTACGACGGCAGGCTGCTGGTCGTCGACTGCGGTGTCCTGTTCCCCGAGGACGCCCAGCCGGGCGTCGACCTGATCCTGCCCGACTTCCGCGCCGTCGAGGAACGGCTCGACGACATCGAGGCCATCGTGCTGACGCACGGCCACGAGGACCACATCGGCGCCGTGCCGTTCCTTCTGCGTATGCGGCCCGACCTGCCGGTGTACGGGTCGCGGTTCACGCTCGCGCTGCTGTCGGCCAAGTGCAAGGAACACCGCCAGCGCCCGGTGCTGTTCGAGGTGGCCGAGGGACAACGTCACACGGCCGGGCCGTTCGAGCTCGAGTTCTTCGCGGTCAACCACTCGATCCCCGACGCGCTCGCGGTCGCGTTGCGCACTCCGGCCGGGGTCGTGTTGCACACCGGTGACATCAAGCTCGACCAGCTCCCGCTCGACGGCAGGCTCACCGATCTGGCGGGCTTCTCCCGGCTCGGCGACGAGGGTGTCGACCTGCTGTGCATCGATTCGACCAACGCCGAGGTGCCGGGCTTCGTCATGCCGGAGCGCGACATCGGCCCCGTGCTCGACGACGTGATCGCGCGGGTGCGGCAGCGGGTCATCGTGGCGTGCTTCGCGAGCCACGTGCACCGGGTGCAGCAGGTACTCGACGCGGCCCACAAGCACGGACGGCGAGTAGCGTTCGTCGGCCGGTCGATGGTGCGCAACATGACCATCGCGGCCGAGCTCGGGCTGCTGACCATCCCGCAGGGCCTGCTCATCGACCTCGACGAGGCGGTGAACCTGCCCGAGACGAAGGTGCTGTTCGTCTCCACGGGTTCGCAGGGCGAACCGCTGTCGGCGCTGTCCCGGATGGCCAGGGGCGAGCACAAGCAGATCTCGATCCGTGCGGGTGACACGGTCGTGCTCGCGAGTTCACTGATTCCAGGCAACGAGACCGCCGTGTTCGGCGTGATCAACGGCCTCGTGCGCCTCGGCGCCGACGTCGTGCACCAGGGCAACGCGAAGGTGCACGTGTCCGGACACGCGTCGGCGGGGGAGTTGCTCTTCCTCTACAACGCCATCCGTCCCAGCAACGTCATGCCCGTCCACGGTGAGTGGCGGCACCTGCGGGCGAACGCGGCACTGGCCGTGCGCACCGGGGTCTCCGAGGAGAACGTCGTGCTCGCCGAGGACGGCGTGGTGGTGGACCTGGTCGACGGCAAGGCGTCGATCACGGGCCGGGTCGAGGTCGGCATGGTGTACGTCGACGGGCTGTCGGTGGGCGACGTGGGCGAGTCCACGTTGTCCGACCGGCTCGTTCTGGGTGAGGGCGGGTTCATCGCCATCACCGTGGCCGTCGACTCGACCACCGGGCGCGCCGTGAGCTCGCCGACGCTGTCGGGCCGCGGGTTCTCCGACGATCCGAAGGCCCTCGACGAGGTGAGCCGGCTCGTGGAGATGGAGCTGTCGCGCACCGAGGCCGAGGGCATCACCGACACCCACCAGATCGCCCAGGCCGTGCGACGGGTGGTCGGCCGGTGGGTCGCCGAGACCTACCGGCGCAGGCCGATGATCGTGCCGACAGTCATTCCCGTGTGA
- a CDS encoding EamA family transporter, protein MNRSGTTDATATTATPVRNRTRGIVLLVLASLCFGSSGALGKPAMTAGLSPEQVAAARIGIAAVVLLVGVGLTRPGLLRVKRGQWRVLLGYGLLGVAGVQLFYFLSAARVPVGIAILLEFTSPVLVALWVRFVRRVRLPWPMWAGIGLALLGLAMVARVHEGLTLDAVGLAAGVAAAVCSASYFLLGEHGVASHHPLGMVTWGMVVGAVAVCVVAPPWNLPASTLLAPAELGPWRPPVWSLLVAVAVLSTVLAYLAGITALRHLPASTASVLALIEPLVATTMAWVLLDEALGWVQLLGALVLLGGALLVQLTAPSAQGGPTGTAEPLPSGAP, encoded by the coding sequence GTGAACCGATCCGGTACGACCGACGCCACGGCGACCACCGCCACGCCGGTGCGCAACCGGACGCGTGGCATCGTGCTGCTGGTCCTGGCGTCACTGTGTTTCGGCAGCTCCGGCGCGCTGGGCAAACCCGCGATGACAGCGGGCCTCTCCCCGGAACAGGTCGCCGCGGCCCGCATCGGCATCGCCGCCGTGGTGCTGCTCGTCGGCGTCGGGCTCACGCGGCCCGGACTGCTGCGGGTGAAGCGCGGGCAGTGGCGGGTGTTGCTGGGCTACGGACTGCTCGGCGTGGCCGGCGTACAGCTCTTCTACTTCCTGTCCGCCGCGCGTGTTCCGGTGGGCATCGCGATCCTGCTGGAGTTCACCTCGCCCGTGCTCGTCGCGCTGTGGGTGCGTTTCGTGCGCCGGGTGCGGCTGCCGTGGCCGATGTGGGCCGGCATCGGCCTGGCACTGCTGGGCCTCGCGATGGTCGCGCGCGTCCACGAGGGGCTCACCCTCGACGCGGTGGGACTCGCGGCGGGTGTCGCGGCCGCCGTGTGCTCGGCCTCGTACTTCCTGCTCGGTGAACACGGCGTGGCCAGCCACCACCCGCTCGGGATGGTCACATGGGGCATGGTGGTGGGTGCCGTCGCCGTGTGTGTCGTCGCGCCGCCGTGGAACCTGCCCGCCTCGACGCTGCTGGCTCCCGCCGAACTCGGTCCGTGGCGCCCACCGGTGTGGTCGCTGCTCGTGGCCGTCGCCGTGTTGTCGACGGTCCTGGCGTACCTGGCGGGCATCACGGCGCTGCGCCACCTGCCCGCTTCCACGGCGAGCGTGCTCGCCCTGATCGAACCGCTGGTGGCCACCACCATGGCGTGGGTCCTGCTGGACGAGGCCCTCGGGTGGGTGCAGCTACTGGGCGCACTCGTGTTGCTCGGCGGCGCGCTCCTCGTGCAACTGACGGCACCCTCGGCGCAGGGCGGCCCCACCGGGACCGCGGAGCCGCTTCCGAGCGGAGCCCCCTGA
- a CDS encoding lysophospholipid acyltransferase family protein produces the protein MLPLMVALQHGRGSSERGKAPLVWRTMLALDHGLVNLAGRLRISGCVPRSLRGKPLLMAANHIGVFDAFVLMAACRRLGLAPRFMLAGGLLDAPLVGPALRASGHLRVDRGSASAVTQFAQAAEALRTSTGPIIVYPEGRISHDPGLWPERGKTGAARLALSAGVPVLPISQWGAHEAVYWGTETVTGPADILPLARSGLTSPLRRPTFRVHFGEPVDLSPFQAGRPGDAVKAHAAIMRAITDGLVPLRADEPDVPRFFDPTRPTDGSSPWRPGARS, from the coding sequence ATGCTTCCGCTCATGGTGGCGCTTCAACACGGCCGAGGGTCATCCGAGCGGGGGAAGGCTCCCCTGGTGTGGCGGACGATGCTCGCGCTCGACCACGGGCTCGTCAACCTGGCGGGACGGCTGCGGATCAGCGGATGCGTTCCCCGCTCGCTGCGCGGGAAGCCCCTGCTCATGGCGGCGAACCACATCGGTGTGTTCGATGCGTTCGTTCTGATGGCCGCGTGCCGGCGGCTCGGGCTGGCGCCCCGGTTCATGCTCGCGGGCGGGTTGCTGGACGCGCCGCTGGTGGGCCCCGCACTGCGGGCGAGCGGACACCTCCGGGTCGACCGCGGCTCGGCCTCCGCGGTGACGCAGTTCGCCCAGGCCGCCGAGGCCCTGCGCACGAGCACGGGTCCGATCATCGTCTACCCGGAGGGACGCATCAGCCACGACCCCGGACTATGGCCGGAGCGCGGTAAGACGGGTGCCGCCCGGCTGGCTCTGTCGGCGGGAGTCCCGGTGCTTCCCATCAGTCAGTGGGGGGCGCACGAGGCCGTGTACTGGGGCACCGAGACGGTGACCGGGCCGGCCGACATCCTTCCGCTGGCCCGCTCCGGACTCACCTCGCCGCTGCGGCGGCCCACGTTTCGCGTGCACTTCGGGGAACCGGTGGATCTCTCGCCGTTCCAGGCGGGACGCCCGGGTGACGCCGTCAAGGCGCACGCGGCGATCATGCGGGCGATCACCGACGGCCTCGTGCCCCTGCGCGCGGACGAACCCGACGTTCCGAGGTTCTTCGACCCCACCAGGCCGACCGACGGAAGCAGCCCCTGGCGGCCGGGAGCGCGCTCGTGA
- the rimO gene encoding 30S ribosomal protein S12 methylthiotransferase RimO has translation MSSAESSPHRRVSLLTLGCARNEVDSEELAGRLVEGGWELSDDPTASDVVVVNTCGFVEQAKKDSVDTLLAASDTGAKVVAVGCMAERYGQELAENLPEADAVLGFDHYPHLADRLADIAEGRRVESHKPTDRRTLLPITPVERQAAAEDVTVPGHAGWGPRVLRARLDDSPVAPLKIASGCDRRCSFCAIPSFRGSFVSRHPDELVAEAEWLATQGARELFLVSENSTSYGKDLGRDLGGTRALERLLPRLAEIDGIARVRVSYLQPAETRPDLVRVIATTPGVADYFDLSFQHSSEAVLRRMRRFGSTDSFLALIEQIRSYAPEAGIRTNVIVGFPGETEQDVAELERFLTEARLDAVGVFGYSDEDGTEAETFDGKLDSSEIAERVGRVSALVEELTAQRAEDRVGSVVDVLVESVEEEIVGRAAHQAPEVDGECVVLTDAEYEVGELVRCEVVDSAGVDLVVRPVGAADSAT, from the coding sequence GTGTCTAGCGCTGAATCCTCGCCCCACCGCCGGGTCTCCCTGTTGACGCTCGGGTGTGCCCGCAACGAGGTCGACTCCGAGGAACTCGCAGGTCGGCTCGTCGAAGGCGGCTGGGAGCTCAGTGACGACCCCACCGCCAGCGACGTCGTCGTGGTGAACACGTGCGGTTTCGTCGAGCAGGCGAAGAAGGATTCGGTCGACACGCTGCTCGCGGCGTCCGACACCGGAGCCAAGGTCGTCGCCGTGGGGTGCATGGCCGAGCGCTACGGGCAGGAGCTGGCGGAGAACCTGCCGGAGGCCGACGCGGTACTCGGCTTCGACCACTACCCGCACCTCGCCGACCGGCTCGCCGACATCGCCGAGGGCAGGCGGGTCGAGTCGCACAAGCCGACCGACCGCAGGACACTGCTGCCGATCACTCCCGTCGAGCGGCAGGCCGCGGCCGAGGACGTGACCGTGCCCGGTCACGCGGGCTGGGGTCCCCGCGTGCTGCGGGCCCGGCTCGACGACTCCCCGGTCGCTCCACTCAAGATCGCGTCGGGTTGCGACCGCCGCTGCTCGTTCTGCGCGATCCCGTCGTTCCGGGGTTCGTTCGTCTCACGGCACCCCGACGAGCTGGTGGCCGAGGCGGAGTGGCTCGCCACGCAGGGTGCGCGGGAGCTGTTCCTCGTGAGCGAGAACTCCACGTCCTACGGCAAGGACCTGGGCCGCGACCTCGGGGGCACGCGGGCACTCGAGCGGCTGCTGCCCAGGCTGGCGGAGATCGACGGCATCGCCCGGGTGCGTGTCTCGTACCTCCAGCCCGCGGAGACCAGGCCGGACCTGGTGCGGGTCATCGCCACCACACCGGGTGTCGCCGACTACTTCGACCTGTCCTTCCAGCATTCCAGCGAGGCCGTGCTGCGGCGGATGCGGCGGTTCGGCTCCACGGATTCGTTCTTGGCCCTGATCGAGCAGATCAGGTCCTACGCGCCCGAGGCGGGCATCCGCACCAACGTGATCGTCGGTTTCCCCGGGGAGACCGAGCAGGACGTCGCCGAACTCGAACGGTTCCTCACCGAGGCGCGACTCGACGCGGTCGGCGTTTTCGGGTACTCCGACGAGGACGGCACCGAAGCGGAGACGTTCGACGGCAAACTGGACAGCTCCGAGATCGCCGAACGGGTCGGCCGGGTGTCCGCGCTGGTCGAGGAACTCACCGCGCAGCGCGCCGAGGACCGCGTCGGTTCGGTGGTCGACGTGCTCGTGGAGTCGGTGGAGGAGGAGATCGTCGGAAGGGCGGCGCACCAGGCACCCGAGGTGGACGGCGAGTGCGTGGTGCTCACCGACGCCGAGTACGAGGTCGGTGAGCTGGTCCGCTGCGAGGTCGTGGACAGTGCGGGCGTCGACCTGGTGGTTCGCCCGGTCGGCGCTGCGGATTCCGCGACGTGA
- a CDS encoding amino-acid N-acetyltransferase, which produces MPVQAPLIRRARIADVRTIKTLVDLDAGRVLLEKDLITLYEDVQEFWVAELDGRVVGCGALHVMWEDLAEIRTVVVDRSARGRGIGHALVKRLIDLAGELGLARLFVLTFETGFFARHGFTEITGTPVPREVYEEMRRSADTGVAEFLDLPFAKPNTLGNTRMLLHLDQRTDTRDAQRP; this is translated from the coding sequence ATGCCTGTGCAAGCACCCCTGATCCGGCGCGCCCGCATCGCCGACGTGCGCACCATCAAGACACTGGTCGACCTCGACGCGGGCCGGGTGCTTCTGGAGAAGGACCTGATCACGCTCTACGAGGACGTGCAGGAGTTCTGGGTGGCCGAGCTGGACGGCCGCGTCGTGGGCTGCGGTGCGCTGCACGTCATGTGGGAGGACCTCGCCGAGATCCGCACGGTGGTCGTGGACAGGTCCGCGCGTGGCCGCGGCATCGGCCACGCACTGGTGAAGCGGCTCATAGACCTCGCGGGCGAACTCGGGCTCGCGCGGCTGTTCGTACTCACCTTCGAGACCGGGTTCTTCGCCCGGCACGGGTTCACCGAGATCACGGGCACACCCGTTCCCAGGGAGGTCTACGAGGAGATGCGGCGGTCGGCCGACACCGGTGTCGCCGAGTTCCTCGACCTCCCGTTCGCGAAGCCGAACACGCTGGGCAACACACGCATGCTGCTGCATCTGGACCAGCGCACCGACACCCGGGACGCTCAGCGCCCCTGA
- a CDS encoding o-succinylbenzoate synthase: MSTAGSAHDPLAAVESVRVYAIGMRTRFRGITVREGMLLRGPTGWGEFCPFDDYTDAGSVPWLAAAVEQCTGHWPAPVRDRVPVNCTVPAVGPDAAHEIVARSGCHTAKVKVADRAGSLGEDQARVEAVRSALGPDGAIRVDANAAWDVETAVRHIRVLDRSAGGLEYVEQPCRTVAELAQVRRRVDVRIAADESIRRADDPLRVAVAEAADVAVLKCLPLGGVHRALRVAEACGLPCVVSSALETSVGLAAEVALAAALPELPFACGLGTLSLLDGDVVPPSTGLRQVDGFVSVPATKPEPDPVLVDAYAPTDPVTAARWLSRLSRVGTLLQGR; encoded by the coding sequence GTGTCCACGGCCGGTTCCGCTCACGATCCCTTGGCCGCCGTCGAGTCCGTCCGCGTCTACGCCATCGGCATGCGGACGCGGTTCCGGGGCATCACCGTGCGGGAGGGAATGCTGCTGCGCGGGCCCACGGGGTGGGGCGAGTTCTGCCCGTTCGACGACTACACCGACGCCGGTTCGGTGCCCTGGCTCGCGGCGGCCGTCGAGCAGTGCACGGGACACTGGCCCGCACCGGTGCGCGACCGCGTTCCGGTGAACTGCACGGTGCCCGCCGTCGGTCCCGACGCGGCCCACGAGATCGTCGCGAGGTCGGGGTGCCACACGGCGAAGGTGAAGGTCGCCGACCGGGCCGGGTCGCTGGGGGAGGACCAGGCCAGGGTCGAGGCCGTGCGCTCGGCGCTGGGGCCGGACGGTGCGATCCGCGTGGACGCCAACGCGGCGTGGGACGTCGAGACCGCCGTGCGCCACATCCGCGTACTCGACCGTTCGGCGGGTGGGCTCGAGTACGTCGAGCAACCGTGTCGCACGGTGGCCGAACTCGCGCAGGTGCGGCGCCGGGTGGATGTTCGCATCGCCGCCGACGAGTCCATTCGGAGGGCGGACGACCCGCTGCGCGTGGCCGTGGCCGAGGCGGCCGACGTGGCCGTGTTGAAGTGCCTGCCGCTGGGGGGTGTGCACCGCGCGCTGCGGGTGGCGGAGGCGTGCGGGCTGCCGTGCGTCGTGTCGTCGGCGCTCGAGACGAGCGTCGGACTCGCTGCCGAGGTGGCGTTGGCGGCGGCCCTGCCCGAGCTGCCGTTCGCCTGCGGACTCGGCACGTTGTCGCTGTTGGACGGTGACGTGGTGCCCCCGTCCACGGGGTTGCGGCAGGTCGACGGGTTCGTCTCGGTGCCGGCCACCAAACCGGAGCCGGATCCGGTGCTGGTGGACGCCTACGCGCCCACCGATCCGGTCACCGCAGCCCGCTGGCTGTCCCGCCTCTCCAGGGTGGGCACGTTGCTTCAGGGGCGCTGA